Proteins encoded together in one Microbacterium sp. zg-Y625 window:
- a CDS encoding metallophosphoesterase — protein MIVSEHPRPAKTFVHLADTHLPGEHSPLYGAADADGHLAVLLDRIETSGLRPDALLLAGDLVDRGDRSAYRRLRALVEPVAERIGAEVVWAAGNHDDRAAMRAELPLPEAADPASPVCFTRWFGGLRVLVLDSTVPGAHWGEVGPEQEAWLRDELSQRAPEGSLLVVHHPPLPTVLDLAVTVELRGQQELADVLRGSDVRAILSGHVHHPSFGTFAGIPVAVASSSAYGQDLATTVGSTRGQDAAQGYNLVQVYADTIVHSAVALGRGSTVGEHVPADEAARRIAAAGIAWRE, from the coding sequence ATGATCGTCAGCGAACACCCCCGGCCCGCGAAGACCTTCGTGCACCTGGCCGACACCCACCTGCCCGGGGAGCACTCGCCCCTGTACGGCGCTGCCGACGCCGACGGGCACCTGGCGGTGCTGCTCGACCGGATCGAGACGAGTGGCCTGCGCCCGGACGCGCTGCTGCTGGCCGGCGACCTCGTCGATCGGGGCGATCGGTCGGCGTACCGCCGGCTGCGCGCGCTCGTCGAGCCCGTCGCCGAGCGGATCGGCGCCGAGGTGGTGTGGGCGGCGGGCAACCACGACGACCGCGCCGCCATGCGCGCGGAGCTGCCGCTGCCGGAAGCGGCCGACCCGGCATCCCCCGTGTGCTTCACCCGCTGGTTCGGCGGGCTGCGGGTGCTGGTGCTCGATTCGACCGTGCCGGGCGCGCACTGGGGCGAGGTCGGGCCCGAGCAGGAGGCATGGCTGCGCGACGAGCTCTCGCAGCGCGCGCCCGAGGGGAGCCTGCTCGTGGTGCACCACCCGCCGCTTCCGACGGTGCTCGATCTCGCGGTGACGGTGGAGCTGCGCGGCCAGCAGGAGCTCGCCGACGTGCTGCGGGGGTCGGACGTGCGGGCGATCCTGTCGGGGCATGTGCACCACCCGTCGTTCGGCACGTTCGCCGGCATTCCCGTCGCCGTTGCGTCGTCGAGCGCGTACGGGCAGGATCTCGCGACCACCGTGGGGTCGACGCGGGGCCAGGATGCCGCGCAGGGCTACAACCTGGTGCAGGTGTACGCCGACACGATCGTGCACTCCGCGGTCGCGCTGGGCCGCGGGTCCACCGTCGGCGAGCACGTGCCCGCCGACGAGGCCGCCCGGCGCATCGCCGCCGCCGGCATCGCCTGGCGCGAGTGA